CGAAGATCGCCTCGGCGGAGGGCGCGGTCACGGCCCGCCGGAGCCAGCGGCCCAGGATCTCGGCATCCCCGCAGCCGGTGATCCGCTCCCGGACCGCATCGGGAACGTCGACGCCCCGTTCCGCGAGCACGGCCAGCACGTCCTGGGCAGCCCGCCGCGCCTCACCCTCGGCCCGGCCTTCGTCGCGGAGTTCTTCGGAGAGGGGCGACTTGTAGAAAGAAAGGTCCACGGCCGGGCGGGCCGGGGTCGGCCATACCGCCCCCAGGGCTACTCGCCCCCGAAGATCGCCTCGGCGGAGGGCGCGGTCACGGCCCGCCGAAGCCAGCGGCCCAGGATCTCGGCATCCCCGCAGCCGGTGATCCGCTCCCGGACCGCATCGGGAACGTCGACGCCCCGTTCCGCGAGCACGGCCAGCACGTCCTCGGCAGCCCGCCGCGCCTCACCCTCAGCCCGAAGTTCTTCGGAGAGGGGCGACTTGTAGAAAGAAAGGTCCACGGCCACCAGCTTCCTCCAGAGTGTTGCGGCCGGGTGCTTACCCATGCCTTGTGCGATGAATTCGATGACCGGGTTCGCGAGCGCCGCGGGTGTGTCCCGCAGCACGTGGGTCATGGCTTTGAGTATGGCCCCGACATCCGGATGCGTGGCGTGGGTGATCGCGGCCAGCGTAGCCAGCGCCAGGTCCTTCCGGACTTCGGCGGGGCTGGTGATCAGCGGCATGTTGTGCGGCCCCGCCACCAGGGGGCACAGGGTGAGCAGCGGCCATTGCGGAGGTCCGAAGCGGACCGGACGAGCGGCCCATTCGGCGGTCGCGCGATCCTGGCAGACGACCAGCAGCATCGGCTGCAGCCGGTATTTCGTCAGCAGGTACGAGGCGTAGTACGCCCAGCTGGCAGGCTTGTCGGGGTCCTTCTTGCCCTGGGCCTCGACGGCGAGGAGGAAGGACCCGTCGCCCTCCGTGTCGAACCGCAGCAGGGTGTCGACGCGGCGCTCCAGGGGCTGGGTCTCGGTGAGGTCGTTGGGCATGACGGTGAACGACGTGGGTGGGGCGAAGTCGACGCCGAGCACCTCCGACACCCGGGAGAAGAGCTCCGGGTGCTCCTGGAAGATGCGGTGCATCGCCTCGTGGGGCGAGCTGACCATCGGGATTCCTGGGGGTAGTGGCCGCACGGATAACGGAATTGCCTCCGGCATATGCCTTGGCTGTGCCTTGCAACGAACCTAGGGCGCGGTGCCGTGTGGAACGGGCCGTTTCGGCCGGGGTTCACCCGGAGGGGTGGGGCTCGGGGGTTTTCGCGGTGCAGGCGCGGCAGCGGCCGGGTTCGGGGCCGCGGAAGGCGTGGTCGCAGGCGTCGCAGTTCCGCAGCGGATGCCTGACGACGTCCGGTGGCGGCAGGGCGCTGAACGGCGGCACGGGCGGCAGCTGGGCCGCGAGGCGGTGGGCCAGGAAGGCGGCCGGACGGTACAGGGGCACCGGCAGGCGGTCCGCCAGGGCGTGGCGTACGGCGCTCGGCGACAGGTCGCGCTCCAGCCAGGCCGCGACCCCCGGGGCGAGGTGCTCGACATCCGTGGCGGACAGCAGCAGGCGTGGGTCCGCGCGGTGCAGGCCGGCAAGGACCTCGACGGCGGAACGGAGCAGGTCGGGGGCCGGGTAGGCGGGCTGCGGCACGTCGGGGAGGGCACGGCGCGGCGGCTCGTTCTGGCGGCGGGCGGGGCGCCGGGCCTGTGGCTTCGGCGCCGACGGCCCGTCCGGGTCGCCGGACCGGCCCGGCTGGTTGCAGGAGACGGTGCGGGTGACGACGCGGCCGGTGCCGGTGCGCTCGCGGGTACGGCGCAGGTAGCCGTGGGCCTCCAGCTCGCGCAGGGCCGTCGCGATCCGCGTCTTCCCCTCGGGGAACCGGGCCGCCAGGGTCCTGATGTCGACGAGCGCACCGCCGGGCAGGGACTGGATGTGCACGGCCAGGCCGATGGCCAGCAGCGACAGCTCGGCGTGCTGGGCGAGGTGGTTGCCGATCACGGTGAACCGGCCGGTGTGGCGGGAGTTTTCGTGGATGACGCCGCCGCCGGAGCGGCGGGGCGCGCGAATGCCCCGGGAAGGGTGGTTTTCCTCGGCGTCACGGGACGGGGCGTGCGGGGGCACGCTAGGGTTCTGGGTATCCATCTGGGAAGCGCCTACTTCCTCGGTGGTCAGGCCCCCGCACTGGGATTGCGCTCCCGGCGGGGGCCGACGCATGTCAGCGGTGTGTGGTCTGTCGCGCTGAGCGTAGATCAGGCAACCCGCCCCGAAGCCAGCCAAGTTGGGCATATTCACTCAAGCGAGTGAGTGTGCGTCACGGGGCGGGAGGGGTGGGGTTTGGTGTGGTGCTTTCTCCCCGTGTCTTGAGTTCTGGGACCGTCCCCGCCACCGGCGTCCCGTTGCACGGGCGCCGGTCCCGGTCGCCGCCCCCGACCCGCCTTCCTACGATGGGAAGGTCGGCTCGGGGATCAGGACACCGCTCGGGGACGTGGCTCAGAGGTGATCGCGCATGGGCCGGTACCGCACGCCCACCGTCATGGCCGCCGCCTCCCTCCTGCTGACGGCGCTGTGCGCCGGCCAGGCCCCCGCCGCCGCACCGCCGGCCCGGGTCGGCATCGACGACGTGATCGCCGAGAAGCTCGACGACGCGATCACCGCGGCCATGCGCGAGGCCGGCATCCCCGGTGTCGGCGTCGGCCTGTGGATCGACGGCGACGAGGCCTACGTACGCTCCTTCGGCACCGCCGACAAGACCACCGGCATCCCGATCAAGACCGACATGCACACCCGCATCGGCAGCGTCACCAAGACCTTCACCGTCACCGGCGTCCTCCAGCTCGTCGACGACGGGAAGGTACGCCTCGACGCGCCGATCTCGACGTACCTCGACGGGGTGCCCGGCGGCGACCGCATCACCGTGCGGCAGCTCGCCGAGATGCGCAGCGGTCTCTACAACTACACCGAGGACCCGCGCTGGACGGCCGCCTTCAAGGCCGACCCGTACCGCGCCTGGACCCCGCAGCAGCTGCTGGACATCGCCTTCCGGCACCCCGCGGACTTCCCGCCGGGCGCGCGGTGGGAGTACTCCAACACCAACACCATCCTGCTCGGGCTGCTCGTGGAGAAGGTCAGCGGCCAGCCGCTGCACACCTACCTTGAGCAGCACGTCCTCGCACCGGCCGGCCTGGACGCGACGTCACTGCCGACCGGCGCCGAGATCACCAGCCCGTACGTGCACGGCTACACGGACTTCACTCCGGACGGCGCGACCGTCGACGCCTCCCAGTGGAACCCGTCCTGGGGCTGGGCGGCCGGCGCGATGATCTCCACCATCGACGACCTGCACGGCTGGGTCCCGACCCTGGTCGGCGGCCGGCTCCCGGACGGCGACCGGCTGCTGGAGCCGGGCACCCAGGCCCAGCGGCTGCGCATGCTGCCCACCGGCCACCCCGACGTGGGCTACGGACTCGGCATCGCCGCCATCAAGGGCTGGATCGGCCACAACGGCGAGCTGCCCGGCTACGAGACCATCGCCGTCCGCCACCCGCAGAACCGCGCCACCCTGGTGATCATCGTGAACAGCGACATCGACGGGAAGTACGGCAGCCTCAGCTCCCTCATCGCCAACAGGATCACCAACATCGTGACCCCGAAGCACGTCTGGTCCCTCCCGGAAGCCGCCCAGCCGAACCCGATCCCGAACCCTTCCACGCCCTCCACGCCCCCGGCGTCCCCGAAGCCGTAGCCCGCGGCGGGGCCGCAACCCAACATCTTCATCAGCCTTCTAGGCCGCCGGCCGGCCCTTCGGGCGGCGCAGGCCGGCCGCGGTGAGCCGGCGGACGAGTTCCTTGCTGCCGACCTCCACCGCGCCCGCCCCGACGGCGTCGGCGTAGCGGTACGAGGGCACGTCGTAGTGGTCCCGCTCGAAGGCCCGTGGCGGGCAGCCGATGCCCGCCGCGAAGGCGTGCAGCTCCTCGTACGAGACGTCGCTGACCAGGTGCGACCACATGCGGCCGTGGCCCGGCCAGGTCGGCGGGTCGATGTAGACGGTCACCGGCGGCTCACCTGAGGCCGAAGACCGGGCCGAGGCCGCCGACGGCGGCCACGCGCACGCCCGCCTCCGAGCACACCCAGTGCGGATCGGGTCCCAGCTCCGGCTCCACGTCCAGCGCGTGCGGATCGCCATGGCTGCACACCGGGCACAGCGGCCAGCGCCCGTACTTCTCCAGCAGCGAGTCCTGTACGTCCTGGGCGACGAGCCCCGCCAGGTAGTCGACGCCCTCCGGCCACTGCTCCACCCACCACCGGCGGTGCGTGACCGAGTCCTCGACGAGGGAGACGACATCGGCATCGGCGACCTCACCGGCGGCGAGATCGGCGAGCACGAGTGCGCGGGCGACGTGCAGCGCCTGTTCCAGGGGGGTCGTTCGGTCCATGGGCCCATTGTGGACCCGCCGGCAGCCGCTGACGAAGGCCTCTTGTCCCGCTCACCCGTGGGCCCAATGGCGGATTGACCCCCACCCCGCCTGAAAAATAGCTTTCCAGGCGTGACCAAGGAGCCGAAAGGAACTCCCGGCCGCCCGCCCGGAGGCCCACCAGGGGCGGCCGCCGGCGGCCCCGGGCGCGTTTCGAAAGTCTCGTCCGGCTCGCGGTGCCCGGTGCGGCCTCCCGCCGCGTTGCCCTTACCGCCCGCGTACGACCCGTACGCGGGCGCCCCTCCGCCGTGCGAGGCACCGCACCCAAGACCCCGCGAACACCGCCCTTCGGGGCTCGGCCGGCGGACCGTCACGACTGCCCGCCGGGGCTCGGCGGGGCGGCGGATCGTGTGCGCGACCGCCGCCCGCCGAAGTTCGGCTCGGCAGGACGGCAGAGCCTCCGCCCGACCGCCTACGGAGCCCCGGCTCCGCAGGACGCCGGAGCATCCGGGGGATCCCGACCGCAGCCGCCGCACCGCAGGGCGGCAGAGCCTCCGCGAAGCCGCCCGCCGGTACCGCCGGCCGGAAGCCCCGCCGGATGGCACCGGTCCGCCGCGCCGCCGGTGGGTGTCCTCGCTCCCGGACCCCACCGCCACGCCGCCGCCGTAACGCCACGGCAACCGCAGCCCGCAGCCCGCGGCCCGCAGCCGCAGTCACCCCCGAACCGCCGGAGGCCCCCGCCCCATGACCGCTCACGCCGAACTCCGCGCCCAGCTGGAAACCCTCACCACCGAGGCCTTCCGTCCCGAACTCGCCGAGATCGACCGGCTGTCCACCCTCGACATCGCCCGCACCATGAACGCCGAGGACGCCACCGTCCCGGCCGCCGTCGCCGCCCAGCTCCCGCACATCGCCGCCGCCATCGACGCGATCGCCGAGCGGATGGCCCGCGGCGGCCGCCTCGTCTACGCCGGCGCCGGCACCGCAGGGCGGATGGGCGTCCTGGACGCCAG
This DNA window, taken from Streptomyces sp. TN58, encodes the following:
- a CDS encoding helix-turn-helix domain-containing protein, producing MDTQNPSVPPHAPSRDAEENHPSRGIRAPRRSGGGVIHENSRHTGRFTVIGNHLAQHAELSLLAIGLAVHIQSLPGGALVDIRTLAARFPEGKTRIATALRELEAHGYLRRTRERTGTGRVVTRTVSCNQPGRSGDPDGPSAPKPQARRPARRQNEPPRRALPDVPQPAYPAPDLLRSAVEVLAGLHRADPRLLLSATDVEHLAPGVAAWLERDLSPSAVRHALADRLPVPLYRPAAFLAHRLAAQLPPVPPFSALPPPDVVRHPLRNCDACDHAFRGPEPGRCRACTAKTPEPHPSG
- a CDS encoding serine hydrolase domain-containing protein is translated as MGRYRTPTVMAAASLLLTALCAGQAPAAAPPARVGIDDVIAEKLDDAITAAMREAGIPGVGVGLWIDGDEAYVRSFGTADKTTGIPIKTDMHTRIGSVTKTFTVTGVLQLVDDGKVRLDAPISTYLDGVPGGDRITVRQLAEMRSGLYNYTEDPRWTAAFKADPYRAWTPQQLLDIAFRHPADFPPGARWEYSNTNTILLGLLVEKVSGQPLHTYLEQHVLAPAGLDATSLPTGAEITSPYVHGYTDFTPDGATVDASQWNPSWGWAAGAMISTIDDLHGWVPTLVGGRLPDGDRLLEPGTQAQRLRMLPTGHPDVGYGLGIAAIKGWIGHNGELPGYETIAVRHPQNRATLVIIVNSDIDGKYGSLSSLIANRITNIVTPKHVWSLPEAAQPNPIPNPSTPSTPPASPKP
- a CDS encoding DUF4031 domain-containing protein, whose protein sequence is MTVYIDPPTWPGHGRMWSHLVSDVSYEELHAFAAGIGCPPRAFERDHYDVPSYRYADAVGAGAVEVGSKELVRRLTAAGLRRPKGRPAA